The DNA region cgagatcgtttacaaaatttgaatttcaaatttgaaaacttcaaacgtattttaatatgacacaatgatttcaaatcaaaaagttgtcaactacaaattttcataactttttgagatctacaactttaattttgatggtttttctattcgaggtcatttgcaaaattcaaattttaaattttctatattcagatgtagtttttgttgacaagatgacttcaaattaaaatgttgccaactgtaaaatcttataacttctcaagatctataaagtttattttggttgttttgtcatttcttcatctgacatgataattctaatattgttcacaaatcttatatatctctcttcTAGTTTCATAAATTACGAGAGAGAGATATATGTTTTGTGAACAAATGTACATTTATTttgtcaaatgaagaaatgtccaaaataaGAATTatgcatcttgatgagttatacaactttgtagttgaaattatttttatttgaattaatttaccacttcaaaatatgatttgaaaattatctttgccgagtgtctaaacaaggcactcggcaaagagcttctttgccgagtgtcttggaaaaggcactcggcaaagagcttctttgccgagtgtctagataatgcgctcggcaaagaccggcactcggcaaagaagctctttgccgagtgcccgagaAAAAAACACTTAGCAAAAtatttgacactcggcaaaacactCAGCAAAAtatttgacactcggcaaaaatcttttttccggtagtgaGATAACGTGTCATCTTATAGACCGTCGATATCATACCGATCATACAATTATGAAACGGGGGTggtacacacacacatatacacacacacacacaaaagaTGAAGAAGGAAGAGCCACAGCACCACATTAGCACGCTAACAACAGAAATGACCCTAATTTGCACCACATATATACTGCAAGTACGTGATTCTCTTGTTTGTGCTTCTTCAACCTTCACGAACCACAAACCACATATATACTGCAAGTACACACATGCACAGCAGAGCCGATGTAAACGAAAGGGCCGTATAGACACTAATAAGAGTAACTCATTAATGCCTGCCGATCTGAAGAGGCTTCTCCTTCTCCATTATCCATTGCTTCTAAGGGCCAGTTATTCTAGCTAGAGCGAGCGGAGGAGGCTGCGGATGATGTCGGCCTGGGGGCTGTCGCCGTCCATGGTCGCCATGAGCTCCTTCAGCCGGTTGCTGAGGTCGTCGGCCTCCCGGTTGAGGCTCCTGATGTACCGGCACGTCTCCTGCAGCAGCTTTGACGCCGACGACTGCGATCGGCAAAAGCATTTCACAGTGGCTATTAGTAATCAACACATAATGAATGCATGAGAGCCAAAAACCTAGCTTCTTCCATTGAGCAGATGAAAGAGCTTGACATTCCATTAATTTTAGAGTGCACACAAGGAAAACCTAAACGCATATCATACCC from Panicum hallii strain FIL2 chromosome 9, PHallii_v3.1, whole genome shotgun sequence includes:
- the LOC112877816 gene encoding transcription factor ILI3-like, translated to MSGHRAGRITDDEINELISKLQSLLPESSGRRAASRSSASKLLQETCRYIRSLNREADDLSNRLKELMATMDGDSPQADIIRSLLRSL